Below is a genomic region from Chitinophagaceae bacterium.
CTGTTTTGAACGAACTCATCCATTCTTCTATTATATTTGGTATAATCCCCACAGGATCAGGAAATGGATTCGCCTTCTCTTTAGGAATATCCCATAAGTTAAAAAAATATTTTGATACCCTATTTGAAGGAAATATTACTCAAATAGATCTCTTTTCTGTAAATAACCAATATGCATGTTCCTTATTCGGATTAGGATTTGATGCACAAGTAGCGCATCAATTTGCTACCCAAAAAAAAAGAGGACTTATATCTTACATATCCCTCTCCTTGAAAAACCTTATACCCCTCAAAAGTTATTCATTTCACATCAAAACAGAAAATGTACAATTTGATATACATGCATACATGGTTGTTGTTACGAATAGTAATCAATTTGGAAATAATGTAAAAATAGCACCTCTCGCTAAACAAAACGACGGACTACTGGATGTTGTAATCCTCCCAAAAATAAATTTCCTAACCCTTTTACTTCAATACATCCAAC
It encodes:
- a CDS encoding YegS/Rv2252/BmrU family lipid kinase — translated: MKKILYLLNPLSGTKSPKKIIQAIQQETTKRNIPFHIQNIHTIHNYKDIIKNADITHIIIIGGDGTISTVLNELIHSSIIFGIIPTGSGNGFAFSLGISHKLKKYFDTLFEGNITQIDLFSVNNQYACSLFGLGFDAQVAHQFATQKKRGLISYISLSLKNLIPLKSYSFHIKTENVQFDIHAYMVVVTNSNQFGNNVKIAPLAKQNDGLLDVVILPKINFLTLLLQYIQLLHTKKMTNLKNIKTNKIIYFQTNNITITNIDKAPTQKDGDIYITEQTIHINIIPHACKFLTTIKT